TCCACCCAGCGGGTGCCAACGGCCTCAACAAAGCCGGTTTGGGACAGCCAAAATGTCTCAAAACGGAAGCGAGGGGGAATCGGAGGGTGCTTGTCGGCGAAGGATAGGAGGAGGGGGACGTGGTCGGAGCCAATCCTGGTGATGGCCCGGAGGGAAGCCAGGGGGCAGGGGAGGTCCCATTCCGGGGGGACTAGGACCCGCTCCAGAACGGACTAGGTCGGGGAGGCCTGGCGATTGGTCCAGGTGAAACTGGCACCAATCCTATCTATCTTGCGAAGACCAAGGTCAGCAATGCAATCATTAAACATTTGCATACGTGCAAAGTTGACATGTGCATTACTCTTGTCTTCCGCGAATCGAACGAGGTTAAAATCGCCCCCGACAACCACCAGAAGGGTGGCGGCCGAAACCTTCCGGTGAAGTTCCTCGAGAAAGGAGGCAGACCTACTATGGTTTGCCGGGCCGTAGACGATGATCACCTCCCACTTGAAATTAAGGGCCCGTTCATAGAGTTCCATGCTGACAAAGAACTGGCCCCGGTCCATACTAACCACCTCGAAGGTGGCATCCTTCACACCTAATAGGATGCCACCCGAATGGATGGCAATCCCACTATAAGGGAGCCAATGCCAGGCAAAGAGGTGGGAGCTCAGCCGATCGAGCTCCGGCAGAGAGAATTCAGTGCGCATTGTTTCCTGGATGGCAACTATGTCAATGTGTTCATCTCGCATGTACTCGAGAAGTTGGCGGCGTCGGCCGACATGGCTGAAACCGTGGATGTTCCAGTAAAGGGCACGCATTAAGGAGCCATTGGGGGCTGCTTGACCCCAGAACATGAGATGCGCTTTGGGCGCGGAGGGCGGTAGTCCGAGAACGGGTGCGGCCACGGAGCTCGGCCGCCTCCAACGGAAGGCGGCCACCGGCTATGCGGCGCTGAGCTGTAGTGGCTATCGTAGCGGAGGCCGGGGAGCAGGAGGAGAGAGTAGAGCCGCGCGGGCTTCCGCAAGTCTACCATCAAGAATCTCGCGAGCCCGGATGGCCTCGATCTGGACTAAGGGGGAGAAGCCTCCCCCTTGAAGATGATCGTGGAATCTGTCGCAACCTTCGCAAGGTGGTCCAACGGAACCGACTCGAGAGCAGAAAATGAGCAAGTAGCAATAGAGGGGGTAACGGCGGGGGTACGTGGCTCCAGATCCCGGGCAGGGGCCCGGAGCTCCGCCCGCTCGGGGATGGGTAGAGCTGAGCTACCGTCTGGCCGGGTAGCATGAAGCCGAGCGCTACGGCGGGAGGCCGTCACCGGGGAGGAGGAGGACCGGCTGCGGCGGGAGTAGGCCATGGACCGAGGAGGGGGACGCTGGGAGGCCATCGGAGTGGTCACCCGGGTCTCCCCCTCAATGTCGGGGTCCGTCACGGGGGCGAGATGGAGCACCATCCCAGAGCAGCCGAGGAGCAGAGGAGTCGGGGTCGGAGAAGGCAGCGCCGTGTCGAAAGCAGGGGCGTCACGGTCACCACCAGTAGCGGAGACGGAGGCGGGTCCGATGCCGTAGGTGGAAGGGTGTCTGCAGGCCCCGCGGAGAGAGGAGCGCGCACAGCGGCAGGGGCACGGGAGACCCGAGCGGCACGTCGGGGAGGGAGGCCGGAGGGGAGCCGCCCATGCTGGGTCCTGGCGGGGACAAGGGGGGAGCAGCTCAACTCCCTGGCCCGACACGATCGTGGAGAGGTCGGTGGCGGAGCACGCCGAGGAAGCGG
The Aegilops tauschii subsp. strangulata cultivar AL8/78 chromosome 3, Aet v6.0, whole genome shotgun sequence genome window above contains:
- the LOC109776833 gene encoding uncharacterized protein yields the protein MRDEHIDIVAIQETMRTEFSLPELDRLSSHLFAWHWLPYSGIAIHSGGILLGVKDATFEVVSMDRGQFFVSMELYERALNFKWEVIIVYGPANHSRSASFLEELHRKVSAATLLVVVGGDFNLVRFAEDKSNAHVNFARMQMFNDCIADLGLRKIDRIGASFTWTNRQASPT